The nucleotide sequence GCGGGGACACCGATTGCCGAGGTGCAAGGGAGTGCCAAAACCATTCTCATCGGAGAGCGGACGGCACTCAACTTCCTGCAACGGCTCTCTGGGATAGCGACCCTCACAGCACAATTTGTTGCGGCAGTCGCCGACTCTGATACCAAAATCGTGGATACTCGGAAGACGGCAGCGGGATGGCGGGCGGTTCAGAAATACGCCGTGCGTGTCGGCGGCGCACAAAACCATCGCTTTGGGCTTTACGACGGTGTATTGATTAAGGATAACCACATTGTCGCTGCTGGGGGTATTGGTAAAGCCGTGCAGCGTGCCCGACAGGTTGTTCCACATACTGCCAAGATTGAGGTTGAAGTTGAAACCGTCGAGCAGGTCGACGAAGCGTTAGAAGCAGGGGCGGATATCTTACTCCTTGACAACATGCCTCCGCGGATTATGGAGCGTGTTGTTCAAGAGGTGGGAGACCGCGCAGTGACAGAAGCCTCCGGTGGCATTACACTTGAGCAGGTCAAAACTGTCGCTGCAACCGGCGTAAATCTCATCTCCGTTGGGGCGTTGACACATTCAGCGATGCCGATGGATATTAGTCTGACCCTGACGCTCATTGCTGGATAGGTATCAGTCGTCAGTTA is from Candidatus Poribacteria bacterium and encodes:
- the nadC gene encoding carboxylating nicotinate-nucleotide diphosphorylase produces the protein MLNLRSLDPLIELAFEEDIGIGDITTEATVPSTQAGIGTLFAKSDGSVAGLPVAERVFAKLDETLAFRGLVADGDAVKAGTPIAEVQGSAKTILIGERTALNFLQRLSGIATLTAQFVAAVADSDTKIVDTRKTAAGWRAVQKYAVRVGGAQNHRFGLYDGVLIKDNHIVAAGGIGKAVQRARQVVPHTAKIEVEVETVEQVDEALEAGADILLLDNMPPRIMERVVQEVGDRAVTEASGGITLEQVKTVAATGVNLISVGALTHSAMPMDISLTLTLIAG